A single window of Synechococcus sp. C9 DNA harbors:
- a CDS encoding tetratricopeptide repeat protein — translation MGRKKNKQNKPKAAQGTPPPATAEGLQQAIARQDRASLRTLADVFHRAHQHKLALQALDALEALGDQDPIVIKKRAQIFIKYGEVKRAIAPLQQFLETAPDDIQAKGLLAEALYLSGNKEAAVEVLRSVVAHCPDDDKAKGNLVIWLEETGRRDEAEELLATLITKAPDHVLNQLYWPLVALERIPASEAVHQAMLERFMAHIADVRDWAKTRNEAERRSFPHPYRWGPFALAYYPGDITPYLRDWGEMIATLYPPTPVPHPPVRERLRLVILTTVFRRQSVWFILLRNLIGYLDCHFFELVAISLAPSEDDQTAWLKERCARYYGNRPSGWEDLLQREAPDVLFLPDTAMNDVSVGVAARRFAPLQVTTWGHPVSSGLQTVDLYFSGTALEPPDAATHYIERLVRLPGTGACTPNATLVPAPLPEALATHFADGRPVALVPCLSFKLVPADDSLWVRLAQTYPTLKLLFFRQSDFGRMGTAPLERITAALTAAGVDVTQQMVVLEFQPPQVFTTLLSRATLYLDVPSFSGYTTAWQGVFAGIPIVTLKGRFLRQRLAAGLLETIGCADTVVENLDAYIAKVGELIEEWQQRPEAYAARRARIQAAAPLACNDVRVVRGFERVLLEELAERGNPTALALLPQHRATYPDYHYEREQGCVVAPPRQDTPDKSAVAEPLATPCLQELPMSSSSESDAVPNQFAPTPVHGLMPPTTPSPPGATSVSNPATPGNATPPVWRLLDQDLHLTTLSHTYAPVGLLQMIPAAPRAVFDLGCFVGATGRWLKGQFPGVRVVGVELLPAAAEKARADYGQVFTGRFEEIDLAPLTGQFDTIIAADVLEHLYHPWQSLERLKTLLAPGGALYVSLPNVRNLRVLEGLALGDWLYAGAGILDITHLRFFTRRSALRMLSETGWQVQDVRANLDPQLKGMIEGRDLNAYVYSTL, via the coding sequence ATGGGTCGCAAGAAAAATAAACAAAACAAACCAAAAGCGGCGCAAGGGACACCCCCGCCTGCCACCGCCGAGGGACTCCAACAGGCGATTGCACGCCAGGATAGGGCCAGCCTTAGGACCCTGGCCGATGTCTTCCACCGTGCCCATCAACATAAACTGGCACTGCAAGCCCTGGATGCCCTCGAAGCGCTGGGCGACCAAGACCCCATTGTCATCAAGAAGCGGGCGCAGATTTTCATCAAGTATGGTGAGGTGAAAAGGGCTATTGCGCCTTTGCAACAGTTCCTCGAAACTGCACCGGACGACATCCAAGCCAAGGGCTTGTTGGCCGAGGCCCTTTATCTCTCTGGTAACAAAGAAGCGGCGGTCGAGGTACTGCGTAGCGTCGTGGCGCACTGTCCTGACGACGACAAAGCCAAGGGAAACTTGGTGATCTGGCTTGAAGAGACGGGACGGCGAGATGAAGCAGAAGAGCTTTTGGCTACGCTAATTACCAAGGCTCCTGACCACGTTTTAAATCAGCTCTACTGGCCGCTGGTTGCCCTGGAGCGTATCCCTGCCAGCGAAGCGGTACACCAGGCGATGCTGGAGCGTTTCATGGCCCACATTGCAGATGTCCGAGATTGGGCAAAGACACGGAACGAAGCAGAGCGACGGTCATTTCCGCATCCCTATAGATGGGGCCCCTTTGCTTTGGCTTACTACCCCGGCGACATTACCCCTTATCTGCGGGACTGGGGGGAAATGATCGCCACCCTCTACCCCCCTACGCCAGTGCCCCATCCACCTGTGCGGGAACGACTGCGGCTGGTGATTCTAACCACTGTGTTCCGTCGTCAGTCTGTGTGGTTCATACTGCTACGCAACCTTATTGGCTATCTTGACTGCCACTTTTTCGAGTTGGTAGCAATTAGCCTTGCTCCCTCGGAAGATGACCAGACTGCTTGGCTCAAGGAACGCTGTGCCCGCTACTACGGCAATCGCCCCAGTGGTTGGGAAGACCTGCTCCAGCGAGAGGCACCCGATGTGCTGTTCCTACCCGATACGGCCATGAATGATGTCAGTGTCGGGGTGGCCGCACGCCGCTTTGCCCCCTTGCAGGTGACGACGTGGGGTCATCCGGTCAGTTCGGGGCTTCAGACGGTGGACCTCTATTTCAGTGGCACAGCCCTGGAACCCCCGGATGCGGCGACCCACTACATTGAACGGTTGGTGCGCCTGCCGGGTACGGGTGCCTGTACCCCTAACGCAACGCTCGTGCCTGCCCCTCTTCCTGAAGCCCTAGCTACGCACTTTGCCGATGGCCGTCCGGTGGCCCTGGTACCTTGTTTGTCCTTCAAGCTCGTCCCCGCCGATGACTCCCTATGGGTGCGCCTGGCCCAGACCTACCCCACCCTCAAGCTCCTGTTCTTTCGCCAAAGTGATTTCGGCAGAATGGGCACCGCACCGCTCGAACGCATCACGGCAGCACTGACGGCGGCGGGTGTGGACGTGACCCAGCAGATGGTCGTCCTGGAGTTTCAACCGCCCCAAGTCTTCACCACCCTTCTCTCACGGGCTACCCTCTACCTGGATGTGCCCAGCTTTTCCGGCTACACCACCGCCTGGCAGGGGGTCTTTGCGGGCATCCCGATTGTCACGCTCAAGGGGCGTTTCTTACGCCAACGGCTGGCCGCAGGACTGCTGGAAACCATCGGGTGTGCCGACACGGTGGTGGAGAACCTGGATGCCTACATTGCCAAGGTGGGGGAACTCATCGAGGAGTGGCAACAGCGTCCAGAAGCCTATGCCGCCCGGCGTGCCCGGATTCAAGCCGCCGCCCCCTTGGCCTGCAACGATGTGCGGGTGGTGCGGGGATTTGAGCGGGTACTTCTGGAGGAACTGGCTGAGCGGGGCAACCCCACTGCCCTAGCGTTACTGCCCCAGCACCGTGCCACTTACCCGGACTACCACTACGAGCGGGAACAGGGCTGTGTCGTCGCTCCACCCCGGCAGGATACACCCGACAAGAGCGCTGTTGCTGAACCCCTTGCTACCCCCTGTCTGCAGGAGTTGCCGATGAGTAGCTCATCCGAGTCCGACGCCGTACCCAACCAGTTTGCCCCCACACCCGTCCACGGCTTGATGCCACCCACCACACCATCACCCCCAGGAGCAACATCTGTGAGTAACCCCGCAACCCCTGGCAATGCCACCCCACCCGTCTGGCGACTCCTTGACCAAGACCTACACCTGACCACGCTCTCGCACACCTATGCCCCAGTGGGACTTCTCCAGATGATTCCGGCGGCACCCAGGGCGGTTTTTGACCTTGGTTGTTTCGTCGGTGCCACGGGTCGTTGGCTCAAAGGGCAGTTCCCGGGGGTCAGGGTGGTGGGGGTCGAACTACTCCCGGCGGCGGCGGAGAAAGCCCGTGCCGATTACGGCCAGGTGTTCACGGGACGCTTTGAGGAGATTGACCTGGCACCGCTCACTGGTCAGTTTGACACCATCATCGCCGCTGATGTGCTGGAACACCTCTACCACCCGTGGCAGTCCCTCGAACGGCTTAAGACCCTGCTGGCTCCAGGTGGGGCACTTTATGTAAGCCTACCCAATGTGCGGAACCTACGTGTCCTGGAGGGGCTAGCCCTGGGGGACTGGCTCTATGCGGGGGCTGGGATTCTGGACATCACCCACCTACGCTTTTTTACCCGTCGCAGTGCGCTACGGATGCTCAGCGAAACGGGCTGGCAGGTGCAGGACGTGCGTGCTAACCTCGACCCCCAGCTGAAGGGGATGATCGAAGGCCGTGACCTGAACGCTTATGTATACTCCACGTTGTAA
- a CDS encoding DUF6262 family protein, which translates to MARGNREKQTETLRQAQQQRKEQKRQQVFEAVRTLQQQGKTITFAAIARVAQVSISYLYKWPEVKDYIQSLREEQSHQLAPLPQEAEPGPYSLKTLHEVARKRIKELEAEIQELKRQNELYRGHVAEIFELRDEVERLRELLRQFTEPRPTSKVVALQAVAPSTASDIDPDIVQKLETLGVKLGVRLQREIKQHKPEKVMLAIEAFEQYRSQHVVENPAGCLLQMIRDGAEPNVPLEAPVPEMDEFDRWYAEAIAQGFCLDIPRRYLSTMGTEPLVKVVDKSRSEGYQVMPWREAREYQKSLRRGR; encoded by the coding sequence ATGGCTAGAGGCAACCGTGAGAAGCAGACTGAAACGCTCCGCCAGGCACAACAGCAACGCAAAGAGCAGAAGCGGCAACAGGTGTTTGAGGCGGTACGGACGCTCCAGCAACAGGGCAAGACCATCACCTTTGCAGCTATTGCTCGTGTTGCTCAAGTTTCTATCAGCTATCTCTACAAATGGCCGGAAGTCAAGGACTACATTCAGTCGCTTCGCGAGGAACAATCTCATCAGCTTGCCCCCTTACCTCAAGAAGCTGAACCTGGGCCATACAGCCTCAAGACCCTGCATGAGGTCGCCCGCAAGCGTATCAAAGAGCTAGAGGCTGAGATTCAGGAGCTAAAGCGCCAGAACGAACTGTACCGAGGGCATGTTGCGGAAATCTTTGAGTTGCGCGATGAGGTAGAACGCTTGCGGGAGTTGTTGCGGCAGTTCACTGAGCCTCGCCCCACCTCCAAGGTTGTGGCACTCCAAGCGGTAGCCCCCAGCACCGCCTCAGACATTGATCCAGACATTGTACAGAAGCTAGAAACTTTGGGTGTAAAGCTCGGTGTACGCCTCCAGCGTGAGATTAAGCAACACAAGCCAGAGAAAGTCATGCTGGCAATTGAAGCCTTTGAGCAGTACCGCTCGCAGCATGTGGTGGAGAACCCTGCGGGTTGCCTCCTACAGATGATTCGAGATGGGGCGGAACCGAACGTACCCTTGGAGGCACCTGTACCTGAGATGGATGAGTTTGACCGCTGGTACGCTGAGGCCATTGCTCAGGGATTCTGCCTTGACATCCCCCGCCGCTACCTAAGCACGATGGGAACGGAGCCTTTGGTTAAGGTAGTGGATAAGAGCCGTTCTGAGGGCTATCAAGTCATGCCCTGGAGGGAGGCTAGAGAGTATCAAAAGAGCTTACGTCGTGGAAGATAG